The nucleotide window CTTGTTCCCGTTTATGGACTGCTGGATGAGGTCCTTGCGCTCCTCAAATGTGAAAAGTCCCTGCTTTTCGATATTGTATGCGATGGCGATGATGACCGTGTCGAAAAGCTCGAGCCCCCTCGTGAGGATGTCGAGATGGCCGAAGGTCACGGGATCGAATGAACCGGGGTACACTGCGAGCGTCTCTTTCATGGTCTCTCCTTGAACAACGGGGTTGTGGGGCCTCTGAACAGCGAGATCATCGTGTCGCCGTATTTCCTTGTTCTTGCTTCTTCAGATCCCCCAAAAAGGGACAGGCAGTCGCCTTCCCGCCTCGAGTACTCGGCTATGGTAATTGTATTGGAATTCCCGAGTGGATGTTTATCAAGAAGTGTCATTGTGCGTGTCACATATCCCATTTCGTAAGGAGGATCCATGAAGATCACATCGTACATGCACTTCCTGCCATAGAGCAAAGGGACTGCATATCTTACATCCATATGTAACACTTGGCAATACTTATTTAATCCCGTTCCGGCAAGGTTCTTCCCGATGAGGTCCGCCATCTTCCCGTTCGCCTCCACGAGTGTCGCCGAGGCCGCGCCCCGGCTCAGGGCCTCTATGGAGAAGGAACCGGAACCGGCGAAAAGATCGAGGACGGACAGGCCGTCCACGCTTCCGATCATGTTGAAAAGAGCCTGCCTCACCTTGGAAGAGGTATACCGGGCCACGTCACCCGGCAGGACACGGATCGACACGCCCTTGAGCCTTCCTCCCGTTATGCGCAGCGTCGCCATGGGTCCTATCCGAAGAGCGACCTCGTCACGTCGGCTATCCTTTCCATACCTTTTATCTCGTGGGCCGCAAGATACAAGAGGGTCAGGGTCTTGCCCTTGTATGTCTGTCTCAGTTCTTCGATATAGTGTTCCTGCATGGCCTTGCGGAGGCGATGGAACTCGCAGTCGGCCTCCTGCACCACGTTGTTGATGACGATGTTCTCGACGGCGAGCCGGTTGTCCTCGAGCTCGCCGATGACCCGGTTCGTCATCTTCACGCCAAGGGCCTCGGGGATGGTGACGATGAGGTACTTCACGCACGCCCCGTCCCTGATAAACTCGACGATACGCTCGGAAAGGGCCTCCCAGCCTGCAATTATCTGCAGCAGCGTCTTCTTCGATTCCTTGAGGCGCATCGTATCCTTCACCTTCTCGAAGTAACCATACATGTTCATGTAGAACTTCGTCGCCGCCTCCATGTGGGACAGGAAAAGCTGGGGCAGTCTGAGGAGCCTCAGGGTGTGCCCGGCGGGGGCCGTATCCCACACGACGACATCGTAGCTGCCGCCTTCCACGAGTTCCATGATGAAGCTCAGCATGTACTCCTCTTCGATCCCGGGAGCGGTGCCTATGTACTCGACGAAATCGTAATCGACGCTGGCAAAGGAAGACACGACCTCGTAGATCTCCGGACCGAAACGTTCCTTCCACCGTGCAAGGACGATGTCGGAGGAAACCTCCAGCCCGTAAAGCTCGAGGGCGTCATCTATACGGGTCTCCCTGTCGCCTATCTCTTTTTCGAAGATGTCCGAAAGAGAGGGCGCCGGATCGCTCGTAATGATGAGCACCTTCCGCCCGTCCCGGGCCATCTTCAGGGCGATCGCCGACGCGCACGTCGTCTTGCCCACACCGCCCTTACCGCCAACCATGATAAGCTTGACCCCGGATCCATCGATACCCGCAAGTCCCATAGGCGAACATCATACCATCTTTGACGCCGGAAAGACAGGGAAGACGGGGAAGACCGTCTCAGGTCCTTATTCTTCCTCGTGACCCGTGAACATCGCCTTTGTATGGGAAAAGGGGGTCTTGCCCAGGGTTGCCATGTAGAGGTGGACAATGAGATAGATGAGGAAGATGTATCCCACGACCACGTGGATGGCATCGAGGACGCGGATACCGCCCGTGGCGCGGATAATGCCGTAAAAATCCATGATGTTGCCGAACACTATCCCCGTCACGATGATGATCGGCATCGCGATGATCATGATGAAGGAGTAGGCGAGTTTCTGCAAGGCGTTGAACCTGGACTCCGGTGAGGGTACGAAAGGATTCGCGCTGCCCTGAAAAAGACCGTGGATGTAATAGGCCAGTTGACCGGGAATGGACCGTATGTCTTTGAGGGCGATGACGTAGTGGGTCGTAAACCCCCCCGCGATGACGTATGCCAGGATCCAGAAGAGAAAGAACACCGTCAGGGCGTAGCCGGCATACTTGTGCAGGGCCACCACCAACCCGTAGTCCGGTATGATGACGAGGCCTGTGAACCGCAGCTGAGCCCCCGTGACGACCAGGATAAAGATGAGAAGGGCGTTTGCCCAGTGCCAGATGCGGATAAGGAGAGGATGAAGAGGAACAGTGTTGTTTGTCATCGTCTGAACACCATCCTGAGAACAATATGGAGGCAAACAAAAATGAGCACCGCGATGGAGAGGAAAACCCCGACGATATCGATCCACTTGAACCCCAGTTCCTTCACGATCTCGTCGCGCGCCTCACCCCGCGCCCCGACAAGCGCCCTTATATCGCTCCACCGTGCCTTCGTCTCGCCGAGGAGGAAGAAATTGAGGGCGATCGAAGACGGCATGGCCGCGAGGACCGTCCCTTTCACCGGCATGTAGAAGAGACCCTCCGTCTCCGGCAGCACGAGGTACATGGATTGATAGAAAGGCGCGTCATTGGAGTGACATGTCGTGCAAACCTTGTCCCTCTTCTGCACCTGCGAGTAGTCATGGTGGATATCGGTGACTACGATCGATCCTTCGACCCCCACCACACCTTTTGTTGTCCTTCCCAGGTCTTCGAAGAAAGGAACGACCTCCGAGGGGACTATCCGGTCATCGCCGTTCGCGTCGATAAGGTCCTTGGTCTGTTTCGTTCCGCCAAAGGCCGCCGTGATATCATCACGGGTAAGACGTCTCCTTCCGTCCTTTTCATGGACGTTGACGTTGAAGACCATGCTCTTTTTCGAGCGCGGGCTGTGACAGGTGGAACACTCGAGGTACATGAAGTGGAGTTCCGCGTGGGGCAGCCACCGGTGATGCTTCCTGT belongs to Syntrophorhabdus sp. and includes:
- a CDS encoding ArsA family ATPase; protein product: MGLAGIDGSGVKLIMVGGKGGVGKTTCASAIALKMARDGRKVLIITSDPAPSLSDIFEKEIGDRETRIDDALELYGLEVSSDIVLARWKERFGPEIYEVVSSFASVDYDFVEYIGTAPGIEEEYMLSFIMELVEGGSYDVVVWDTAPAGHTLRLLRLPQLFLSHMEAATKFYMNMYGYFEKVKDTMRLKESKKTLLQIIAGWEALSERIVEFIRDGACVKYLIVTIPEALGVKMTNRVIGELEDNRLAVENIVINNVVQEADCEFHRLRKAMQEHYIEELRQTYKGKTLTLLYLAAHEIKGMERIADVTRSLFG
- a CDS encoding cytochrome b, which gives rise to MTNNTVPLHPLLIRIWHWANALLIFILVVTGAQLRFTGLVIIPDYGLVVALHKYAGYALTVFFLFWILAYVIAGGFTTHYVIALKDIRSIPGQLAYYIHGLFQGSANPFVPSPESRFNALQKLAYSFIMIIAMPIIIVTGIVFGNIMDFYGIIRATGGIRVLDAIHVVVGYIFLIYLIVHLYMATLGKTPFSHTKAMFTGHEEE
- the rsmD gene encoding 16S rRNA (guanine(966)-N(2))-methyltransferase RsmD, whose translation is MATLRITGGRLKGVSIRVLPGDVARYTSSKVRQALFNMIGSVDGLSVLDLFAGSGSFSIEALSRGAASATLVEANGKMADLIGKNLAGTGLNKYCQVLHMDVRYAVPLLYGRKCMYDVIFMDPPYEMGYVTRTMTLLDKHPLGNSNTITIAEYSRREGDCLSLFGGSEEARTRKYGDTMISLFRGPTTPLFKERP